The Cottoperca gobio chromosome 8, fCotGob3.1, whole genome shotgun sequence genome contains the following window.
ggtggagccctcccagaagctccaggagaacatgtgctctcgtcacaatgaggtgatgaagatgttctgccttactgatcagcagtgtatctgttatctctgctctgtggaggaacataaaggccacgacacagtctcagctgcagcagaaattactaagaggcagagagagctcgaggggagtcgacaaaacatccagcagagaatccaggacggaaagaaagatgtgaagctgcttcagcagaaGGTGGTGGCCGTcaatcgctctgctgacagagcagtggaggacagtgagaagatgttcactcagctgatccgtctcatgcagaaaagaagctttgatgtgaagcagcagctcagatcgcagcaggaaagtgaagtgagtcgagtcaaagagcttcaggagaagctggagcaggagatcactgagctgaagaagaaagacgctgatctgaagcagctcgcacacacagaggaccacaaccagtttctacacaactacccctcactgtccccactcagtgagtctacactctcctccagcatcaacatccctctcagatactttgaggaagtgacagcggctgtgtcacaagtcacagatgaactccaggacgttctgagagagaagtggacaaacatctcacagactgggactgaagcggatgtttcactgtcagcagagcccaagaccagagctggattcttaaagtattcacgtgacatcacactggatccaaacacagcaaacagacaGCTGTTATTATCTGAGGGGGACAGAAAAGTGACATTAATGAGTGAACAACAGTCTTATtctcatcacacagacagattcactgGATGGTTTCAGGTGCTGAGTAGAGAGATTCTTACTGGACgtagttactgggaggtggagtgGAACGGGGGAAAAGTTCGTGTAGCAGTCGcatacaagaacatcagcagagcaggggggggggaaagatgTGCATTTGGATACAATGATAAATCCTGGATGTTATATTGTGACGATGacagttatacattttattacaacaaAGTCCAAACTCCCGTCTCAGGTCGTCCGTCCTCCAGACTCGGagtgtacctggatcacagagcaggtgttctgtccttctacagcgtctctgacaccatgactctcctgcacagagtccaccacacattctctcagccgCTCTACGCTGGAGTTTGTTTAAATCCTTATTCCGGAGCCACTGCTGAgttctgtaaactcaagtagacagaagtaaatctctgattctccttcagggagtctttttctctcagtgagtaaactaaccccccccggactaagtgacatgttctatgtttcatattatattccagatgatcagctgtacaatgaacctgaataataatcacaatataagtgcaggaggtttgtgtgacaccaggatgaagtgtgagcagatagtttcctgtgaatgttgatcacagatcacatttactttgaacacaatgttcttgtaatgttaacagtgaagttgaacatgaccctcatcctgggtggggtttgtattaaacatgttaagactaaaaagagttcttcctttaaaatgaatgtgaacgtgtgatttaagggaagcggcttcagctctgtgtttaaactctgaaacgTATTTCGTCTCCGTGTTTTTGCCGACAGCTGATTGTTGTGGCGTTTcttcagctgtcactcaaacattgtgggcGATGCTTGACGTCATCAGTTGTTGTGTAATGTGGGACTTTGTTTAGGtggagctgctccctctgtctgtggagccatggaggctctcactgctcatcatgttgctgtctctgcatcaacatgtccactcaatgtttgatgaatatttgtgttgatgtatttctatcttgtttctcttccactgcatgtgttcagagaggaagcagcagctttatcctggacactttgttctgttaTAAAGACGTCTATAAGCacattgatgtgttgttgttgttatgaggGCTTATAGAAGTGTACTTATCCTGATCATAATCCATCAGCAGAGGATTCATTCTTGTCTTTCACATGCTGACGTTGTGCTCAAAGGGAACGtgtacatgaagtcattgaactttactgatgtgagaacaaagtgcagcttcacatgatgaataaacaaacatgaagtcttttcttcttgtcttcattcCAGGGTATCATACAAAGCTGACGGAGACAATGTGAAGCTGATCTGAGACAATAACTGAGCAAAGTAGCAGCACGTGGTGATCAAATGTTGTCTTATAGATCAGCTGTGAATATGAaactactgtattactgcagatcaatattattactacagtaataaggagacatgttttgtgtctgtcgagtggggaaatgaaagaacgtacaaatgaaagtcatgaaatgtgcagtttgaaggatttaaaggacctttgtgttgctgtagtttcccagcatgctctctggtctgtgtgttggtgtgcaggaGGATCCAGGTGAAGCAGATGCATCAACACAGAGAGGTCAAGGTGCgttcactgacctgcttcaacagtaggagcagtgactgttgaactgtctgtctgtctgtctgtgtgtgtgtctggctccacctgctgcttcttatATAAATGACTGACAATCTGCATCCAATAACTTCTGCACTCTTTAATATTGAGCTCCACCTTCcagatactgcagtacttcttctgtgaaacacatcgacacactgcagcaagtattcatgtgttcagtgaagaCGAGCTCTAATGAACTCCTGCATGAAGGTGAACAGGCTCAAATAAACAGCTCacacatatcagctgacacttccccacttcatgactcacattaacacaattatatgttgtgttaaaggtgttctgacatgtgatgtataaatatgtaaatgaggcattatgtcattaaatgtgtgtaatctgctacatgtccagatataaagtgaagtctgtatgaagcaggttcaagtgtttcatgttgttcacatatcaaaggtttgtacagaggggattctggatctgtctttgtatcactccataaatcactaaatcctgtcaactcctccctcgtcgttctgcgtgtgtcctcctccctcgtcgttcatTTTGTGTGCGTCCTCTTCTGCGTGACTCCTCCTCGCTCGTCGTTCGCCTtcctcccttgtcgttccttctgcgtgcgtcatccctcgtcgttcctcctcctccctcgtcgttcattctgcgtgcgtcctcttCTGTGTgactcctcctccctcctcgttcctcctcctcccttctcgttcctcttcctccctcgtcgttccttctgcgtgcgtcctccctcgtcattcctcttcctccctcgtcgttccttctgcgtgcgtcctccctcgtcgttcctcctcctccatcttcgttcattctgcgtgcgtcctcttCTGCGTGACTCCTCCTCCGTcctcgttcctcctcctccgtcctcgttcctcctcctccctcctcgtTCATTCTGTGTGCGTCCtcttccctcgtcgttcctcatccctcgtcgttcctcctccctcgttggTCAgtgtgcgtcctcctccctcctcgttcctcatccctcgtcattcctattcctccctcgttgttccttctgcgtgcgttctcctccctcgttgttCTTTATTCCTCGTCGTTCATTCAGCATGCGTCCtcttccctcgtcgttcctcctccctcgtcgttcctcatccctcgtcgttcgccGTACGTTGTCTTgtctcgtcgttccttctgcgtgcgtcctcctccctcgtcatttgtcctcctccctcgtcaaTACTTCTGCGagcgtcctcctccctcatcgTTCGCCGtgcttcctcctccctcgtcaaTACGTACGCCCTCGTCGTTCGGTGTACGTCGTCTTGTCTCGTCGTTCGttcggcgtgcgtcctcctccctcgtcaaTACTTCTGCgagcgtcctcctccctcgtcgttcgccgtgcgtcctcctccctcgtcgttcgtTCTGCGTgcgttctcctccctcgtcgttcctcctccctcgtcgttcctcctccctcgtcgctcctcctccctcgtcgttccgtCTGCGTACGTCCTCCACCCTCGTCATTTAACGcgcgtcctcctccctcatcgttcctcatccctcgtcgttcagcgtgcgtcctcctcccctcatcgttcctcatccctcgtcgttcggcgtacctcatcctcctccctcgtcattccttccgcgtgcgtcctcctcccctGTCGTTCGGCGTACGTCCtcttcccttgtcgttccttCTGTGtatgtcctcctccctcgtcgttcggcgtgcgtcctcctccctcatcgttcctTGTGCGTGCATCCTCCTCCCTTGTCGTTCgccgtgcgtcctcctccctcgtcgttcctatCTGCGTGCGTTCTCCTCCCAcgtcgttcctcctccctcgtcgttccgtCTGCGTACGTCCTCCACCATCGTCATTTAACGCGCGTCCTCTTCCCTCGTCGTTTCTCCTCCATCGTCGGTcagcgtgcgtcctcctccctcgtcaaTATGTACGCCCTCGTCGTTCGGTGTACGTCGTCTTGTCTCGTCGTTCGttcggcgtgcgtcctcctccctcgtcaaTACTTCTGCgagcgtcctcctccctcgtcgttcgccgtgcatcctcctccctcgtcgttcgtTCTGCGTgcgttctcctccctcgtcgttcctcctccctcgtcgttcctcctccctcgtcgttccgtCTGCGTACGTCCTCCACCCTCGTCATTTAACGcgcgtcctcctccctcatcgttcctcatccctcgtcgttcagcgtgcgtcctcctccctcatcgttcctcatccctcgtcgttcggcgtacctcatcctcctccctcgtcattccttccgcgtgcgtcctcctcccctGTCGTTCGGCGTACGTCCtcttcccttgtcgttccttCTGTGtatgtcctcctccctcgtcgttcggcgtgcgtcctcctccctcatcgttcctTGTGCGTGCATCCTCCTCCCTTGTCGTTCgccgtgcgtcctcctccctcgtcgttcctatCTGCGTGCGTTCTCCTCCCAcgtcgttcctcctccctcgtcgttccgtCTGCGTACGTCCTCCACCATCGTCATTTAACgcgcgtcctcctccctcgtcgtttctcCTCCATCGTCGGT
Protein-coding sequences here:
- the LOC115012068 gene encoding tripartite motif-containing protein 16-like codes for the protein MAQKGVQLDRETFSCSICLDLLKDPVAIPCGHSYCKNCIKSFWDGEDEKRSHSCPQCRQTFTPRPVLLKNTMLAALVEELKKTGLQAAPADHCYAGPEDVGCDVCTGRKLKAFKSCVQCVASYCEKHLQPHYESPTFMKHKLVEPSQKLQENMCSRHNEVMKMFCLTDQQCICYLCSVEEHKGHDTVSAAAEITKRQRELEGSRQNIQQRIQDGKKDVKLLQQKVVAVNRSADRAVEDSEKMFTQLIRLMQKRSFDVKQQLRSQQESEVSRVKELQEKLEQEITELKKKDADLKQLAHTEDHNQFLHNYPSLSPLSESTLSSSINIPLRYFEEVTAAVSQVTDELQDVLREKWTNISQTGTEADVSLSAEPKTRAGFLKYSRDITLDPNTANRQLLLSEGDRKVTLMSEQQSYSHHTDRFTGWFQVLSREILTGRSYWEVEWNGGKVRVAVAYKNISRAGGGERCAFGYNDKSWMLYCDDDSYTFYYNKVQTPVSGRPSSRLGVYLDHRAGVLSFYSVSDTMTLLHRVHHTFSQPLYAGMYWYRQLPGETVKLIVFTTTGNKDHDFGDFKEEKFSATKPDAESGTFTVKDVQPEDNGLYFCAVSEHSDTDTCES